The Bacillota bacterium genome includes the window CGGCCGCCCCCTCGTCGACCGCGCCGTCAGCGGGCGCCGCCAGCTTCCGGCCGGGCCGCGGCAGCCCCTCGGGGAGCGCCGCGACCGGCAGGAAGCCCGGCAGGATCCACTTCTCCCACATCTCGTCGACCTTGGACTGGAAGTACTCGATGTCGTCCTCCGTGAAGTGCGCGAAGCGCCCCTGCCGCATCAGGTACTCGCGCACCGGCTTCCGCTTGCGACGGCCCTCCACGATCTGCCTGGTGATGCCGTTGTAGCGCAGCTCGCCCTCGACGACCTCCCAGAGCGGGACGACGCCGCACTCCACCGCCAGCTGCCCGAGCTCCCGCGAGTAGCGGGGGTCGAAATCCCAGCCCTTCGGGCAGGCGTCGTGCACGTGCAGGTAGGTGGGCCCGCCCACCCGGAGCGCGGTCCGGATCTTGTTCATCACGTCGACGCCGAAGGCGGCGCTGGCCGAGCCGATGTAGCGCGCCTCCGGGTGGCCGGCCACCAGCATGGCCGGCGTGTTCTTCTTCCAGCGGTCCTGGGTGATGCGCCTGACCGTCCCCGAGGGGGTGAAGGCGGTGACCGCGCCCCAGGGGGTGCTTCC containing:
- a CDS encoding thiamine pyrophosphate-dependent enzyme produces the protein MAITEARPAGRPDLAPIRTIRDVPVEEFYTSGHRTCQGCHSALLMKYLAKAAGPRTVTIGATGCMYVANTSYYATPWVIPWMHTQLGATGAAVIGAAAGYAVQQRKGKLPEEPINVIGIAGDGGGADMGLSAISAALQHTQYNALIILYDNESYANTDIQASGSTPWGAVTAFTPSGTVRRITQDRWKKNTPAMLVAGHPEARYIGSASAAFGVDVMNKIRTALRVGGPTYLHVHDACPKGWDFDPRYSRELGQLAVECGVVPLWEVVEGELRYNGITRQIVEGRRKRKPVREYLMRQGRFAHFTEDDIEYFQSKVDEMWEKWILPGFLPVAALPEGLPRPGRKLAAPADGAVDEGAAGEGAGEAAP